TTAATTGGCCCATCAAATTTAATAGATGTTCATCCATCCATTAATTTCAGTTTATCCGAAAAATGGGGACTTGGAATTGATTATGATATTTTCTGGAGACAAACCTTAAGTGACGGTTTATATGCACCCAACATGCAGCTTTTATATTCCGGGAAAGACACAACAGAACGTTTTATAGGCTCTCAGTTGATTTCAAATCTAAATTATGACATGAATAATTATCTAGGTTTTACTCTGGAAACGGGATGGTTTAATGCAGGTTCATTTTTAAAAGAAGTTGGTTCTGGAAAAGATTATTTTTATGCAGCGTTGACAGCACAATTTAAGTTTTAATAAAAGAACCGAAGGTTCGATGCATTTTGTAGAGACGGATTTCAATCCGTCTGAGCGAAAAGATTATTTTGTAAAGCGTTGACAGCACAATTTAAATTCTAAATTTGTGTAATTCAAAATCCAAATAATGGAGAAAAAATATTCCGCTGCCATTTATCCTTCGCAAGATGTTATTGATTCTGTCAAAACAATGAAAGATTATTTAAAAAGCAAAATTGATTGGTATAACAGCTGTAATTCTGTTGGACATATTACGATTTGTGAATTCACAATTGACGAATCCGAAATTAAAAAATACAAACAAAAGCTTTTTAAAATCTGCGATACATTTACTTCATTTCAAGTTTATTTAGATCATTTTGGATTTTACGAAAATGCCGGAGCCTTTTTTATAGCTCCAAATGAAGATTCTAAAAACGCCCTGAAACCAATTATGAAAAAGGTTCAGGAATCTTTAAAATCTTTAAAACTCAAAAAGAGTGATGATCCGCATATGTCAATCGGCAGGAAATTAACTCCAGAAAATCTTAAAATTGCATCACAGCTTTTCACTACAATCGATATTGATTTTTTATGCAAAGAAATTGTTTTAAGAGAACTTGATCCTGTCAAAAAACAGTTTTTTGTAATTGATACTTTTTCATTTAATGGAAATGTTCAGCCTGAGTTTGTTCAGGGAAGTTTGTTTTGATTTTTTTTTACAGAAAAACGTATAATTTGTCATTTCGAGGAACGAGAAATCTGCGCAAGTAGCTCCGTAATCTTAATCGACAATCTTTGTAGAGCTACTTGCGCAGATTTCTCCTTTCGTCGAAATGACATAAAATGCGAATAAATACTTTGAAAACCTTTCGATCTTCGTTCCTCGCAAAGACTAACCTCTGTGCAAATCTGTTTTTACCTGTAAAATCCGTGTGCCAAAATTTTTTGTATATTTGAATTTTACAATTCGAAACAATATGAAATCTCTAGATTCATTTTACCATGATATTACCGTAGGTTCAACCGTAGAACCTACTTCGTTATTACCAAACGACATTCAAAAAGAAATCGGTCATTTTAATGTTTTTGATATTAAGGAGCTTTTAGAACGCATGAAAGGAAAACCCGGAATGCCTTATGATAGAAGAGCTTACTATAAAATAAGTTTAATAAGAGGACATAATAAAGCAGAATACGCGAATAAAATAATTGAAATAGAAAAACAGGGATTGTTATTTGCAACACCAAAAATTCCGTATAATTATCTTCCACAGGATACTAATCAGGGTGGACAGTTTTGCGTATTTACAAGTGAATTTTTATCGAAAAGTAAAAGCGGAATCGATTTGGACGAACTGCCTATTTTTGCTTCAGACGGCTATCCTATTTTTCAGTTATCAGATGAAGAAGTTGAAGAAGTAGCGTTGATTTTCAAAAAGATACAAAAAGAAATCAATTCAGATTATATTTATAAATACGATTTAATTCGAAATTATGTTGCTGAGCTGATTCATTTCGGACAAAAATTACAGCCAATAACAGCTTTATATTCTAAACACAATTCAGCAGCGAGAGTTTCCTCTTTATTTGCCGAATTACTTGAAAGACAATTCCCTATCGAATCACCGCATCAACGATTAGAGCTTAGAACTGCAAAAGATTTTGCTGCAAGATTATCTGTTCATGTCAATCATTTAAACAAAGTTTTAAAAGAAAACACCGGAAAAACCACAACAGAATTAATCAGCACCAGATTAACAAACGAAGCGAAAATCCTTTTAAAACAAACAGATTGGAATATTTCTGAAATCGCTTATTCACTTGGTTTTGAAGAACTAGCACATTTTTCTAACTTCTTCAAAAAACAAACTTCTTTTACGCCGATTGCTTTTAGGAGTTAATTTTAGATTGCGGATTGTAGATTTTAGATTTTAGATTGTAGATTACCGCAAAGCTTGTCCTCCTGAGCGAAGTCGAAGGATCGCATGCTAAATCCATACAGTACGTCCTACTTTGCGCGTCCTTCGACTTCGCTCAGTAAGACATAAAATGAGAATTAGAATTTTTAATTATCAATTTTTAATTTTTAATTCCAATATCTGATTTGAATTTCGCAAACATCGGTTTGATATTTACAATTCCCCACATCTACTTTGCTCCTACCTTTGTCTTATCAATTTAAAAGATCAAAAAGATGAATTTATCAAACAACAAAATTTTAATAACAGGCGGTGCAAGCGGAATTGGACTTGGACTTACTGAAAGATTTATTCAGGAAAACAATACCGTAATTATTTGCGGCAGAAGAGAATCTGTTTTAAACGAAGTAAAAGCAAAATTTCCAACCGTAATTACAAAAGTATGCGACTTATCTTTAGAAGAAGAAAGAATCGCACTTTACAAATGGATCTCTGAAAACCATCCTGATTTAAACGTATTAATCAACAACGCCGGAATTCAAAAATGGATGTCGATAACAGATACTGATTTCTACGAAAATATGAAAACGGAAATAAGTACTAATATTGAAGCACCGTTACATTTAACTTCTTTATTTATTGAATTGAAATCTTTAACAACTGTAATGAATGTAACTTCTGGACTGGCATTTTCTCCTTTTGCAAAAGTTCCGGTTTATTCAGCTACAAAAGCGTTTTTTAGATCGTTTACACTTTCACTTCGTCATTTGCTAAAAGCAAAAAACATCGAAGTAATCGAAATCATTCCACCAGCATTAAATACTGATTTAGGCGGAATTGGATTGCACGATGCACATCCAAGCGTAAGCAGTTTTATAGAATCTATTTTCGAACAGTTAAAAGAAGGAAGACCTGAATTGACTTTCGGAACCAGCGAAACAAGATTAAATGCAAGCGCAGAAGAATTAAGAAATCATTTTAATGCAATGCACTCTTAAATTATGAATTATGAATGGTGAATTGTTAATTAAAAAAGACAAAAAAGAATTTGACATCTCACCTCCACATTTAACAATAAACCATTAACAATAAACCATTAACAATAAACCATTAACAATAAACCATTAACAATTAACCATTAACCATTAACCATTAACAATCAACCATTAACAATT
The sequence above is a segment of the Flavobacterium sp. genome. Coding sequences within it:
- a CDS encoding 2'-5' RNA ligase family protein gives rise to the protein MEKKYSAAIYPSQDVIDSVKTMKDYLKSKIDWYNSCNSVGHITICEFTIDESEIKKYKQKLFKICDTFTSFQVYLDHFGFYENAGAFFIAPNEDSKNALKPIMKKVQESLKSLKLKKSDDPHMSIGRKLTPENLKIASQLFTTIDIDFLCKEIVLRELDPVKKQFFVIDTFSFNGNVQPEFVQGSLF
- a CDS encoding SDR family NAD(P)-dependent oxidoreductase, which gives rise to MNLSNNKILITGGASGIGLGLTERFIQENNTVIICGRRESVLNEVKAKFPTVITKVCDLSLEEERIALYKWISENHPDLNVLINNAGIQKWMSITDTDFYENMKTEISTNIEAPLHLTSLFIELKSLTTVMNVTSGLAFSPFAKVPVYSATKAFFRSFTLSLRHLLKAKNIEVIEIIPPALNTDLGGIGLHDAHPSVSSFIESIFEQLKEGRPELTFGTSETRLNASAEELRNHFNAMHS
- a CDS encoding helix-turn-helix transcriptional regulator, encoding MKSLDSFYHDITVGSTVEPTSLLPNDIQKEIGHFNVFDIKELLERMKGKPGMPYDRRAYYKISLIRGHNKAEYANKIIEIEKQGLLFATPKIPYNYLPQDTNQGGQFCVFTSEFLSKSKSGIDLDELPIFASDGYPIFQLSDEEVEEVALIFKKIQKEINSDYIYKYDLIRNYVAELIHFGQKLQPITALYSKHNSAARVSSLFAELLERQFPIESPHQRLELRTAKDFAARLSVHVNHLNKVLKENTGKTTTELISTRLTNEAKILLKQTDWNISEIAYSLGFEELAHFSNFFKKQTSFTPIAFRS